One Halobaculum roseum DNA segment encodes these proteins:
- a CDS encoding long-chain-fatty-acid--CoA ligase — translation MTNLVTHVGSTVEEYPGETAVSFRGTDISYREFWGQTAAFASGLAEAGLEEDGRVGIYLPNLPQFVVGFHGTLRAGGVVVPMNPQYKAREIEHMLSDSGAEVVVTIPDLAGFVEEVRDDTDVHTVVTVGESVEGTVSFEEFCGAPEFDTVARGDDEIACQPYTSGTTGTPKGVLLTHHNLASNAQVSADLLPGGLQPDDKQIGVLPLFHIYGMTVVMNASLFEGAAYYPLPSWDAQEALDLVEEEELTVFQGVPAMYNDVINQPNAEERHLSSLRLCGVGGSGIPVEVLRRFEELYDVNIYEGYGLTETSPVTHFNRPEAGRRVGSIGKTLPGVESMIVDHEFEEVAPVGEGPVDEDEVDLDDITGEVVIHGPNVMQGYHDRPEANEEVFTEHDGKRWFHTGDIGYHDADGFFYIVDREKHMINTAGYNVYPREVEELLFEHEAVADAAVVGIPDDRRGETVKAFVVPVPDADVTPEEIKQFCLDNLAEYKHPREVEFVEELPRTTTGKVQKFELRGE, via the coding sequence ATGACAAACCTCGTCACGCACGTCGGGTCGACCGTCGAGGAGTACCCGGGGGAGACGGCCGTCTCCTTCCGCGGGACCGACATCAGCTATCGCGAGTTCTGGGGGCAGACGGCCGCGTTCGCGTCCGGCCTCGCCGAGGCGGGCCTCGAGGAGGACGGTCGCGTCGGCATCTACCTCCCGAACCTCCCGCAGTTCGTCGTCGGCTTCCACGGCACCCTGCGTGCGGGCGGGGTCGTCGTCCCGATGAACCCCCAGTACAAGGCACGGGAGATCGAGCACATGCTCTCGGACTCCGGCGCGGAGGTGGTCGTCACGATCCCGGACCTGGCGGGGTTCGTCGAGGAGGTACGCGACGACACCGACGTACACACGGTCGTCACCGTCGGCGAGTCGGTCGAGGGAACCGTCTCCTTCGAGGAGTTCTGCGGCGCGCCCGAGTTCGACACCGTCGCCCGCGGCGACGACGAGATCGCCTGCCAGCCGTACACCTCGGGGACGACCGGGACGCCGAAGGGCGTCCTCCTCACCCACCACAACCTCGCGTCGAACGCGCAGGTGTCGGCCGACCTCCTCCCGGGCGGGCTCCAACCCGACGACAAACAGATCGGGGTCCTCCCGCTGTTCCACATCTACGGCATGACGGTCGTGATGAACGCCTCGCTGTTCGAGGGGGCGGCGTACTACCCCCTGCCCTCGTGGGACGCACAGGAGGCGCTGGACCTCGTCGAGGAGGAGGAACTCACGGTGTTCCAGGGCGTCCCGGCGATGTACAACGACGTCATCAACCAGCCGAACGCCGAGGAGCGACACCTCTCGTCGCTCCGACTCTGCGGCGTCGGCGGGTCGGGCATCCCCGTGGAGGTGCTCCGGCGTTTCGAGGAGCTGTACGACGTGAACATCTACGAGGGGTACGGCCTGACCGAGACCAGCCCCGTCACCCACTTCAACCGCCCCGAGGCGGGCCGGCGCGTCGGCTCCATCGGGAAGACGCTCCCCGGCGTCGAGTCGATGATCGTCGACCACGAGTTCGAGGAGGTCGCGCCGGTCGGGGAGGGCCCCGTCGACGAGGACGAGGTCGACCTGGACGACATCACCGGCGAGGTCGTCATCCACGGGCCGAACGTGATGCAGGGGTACCACGACCGCCCGGAGGCGAACGAGGAGGTGTTCACCGAGCACGACGGGAAGCGGTGGTTCCACACCGGCGACATCGGCTACCACGACGCCGACGGCTTCTTCTACATCGTCGACCGCGAGAAGCACATGATCAACACCGCGGGGTACAACGTCTATCCGCGGGAGGTCGAGGAGTTGCTCTTCGAGCACGAGGCCGTCGCCGACGCCGCGGTCGTCGGCATCCCGGACGACCGCCGCGGCGAGACGGTGAAGGCGTTCGTCGTCCCGGTCCCGGACGCGGACGTGACGCCCGAGGAGATCAAACAGTTCTGTCTCGACAACCTCGCGGAGTACAAACACCCGCGGGAAGTGGAGTTCGTCGAGGAGCTGCCGCGGACGACGACCGGGAAGGTCCAGAAGTTCGAGCTTCGCGGGGAGTAG
- a CDS encoding halocyanin domain-containing protein has translation MSDPTKGGRDRVRPAATRRRLLTAVAAGATAGLAGCTAGGDDGEDGSGGSERFDGYLSDAEGFDGSVADRTGDSEVTVAVGAGDRGYAFDPAAVRVSPGTTVVWEWTGAGSRHNVVDEDGAFESEYYATEGETFSREFTDPGVTKYYCSPHRNLGMKGVVEVVED, from the coding sequence ATGAGCGATCCGACCAAAGGCGGACGCGACCGCGTTCGCCCGGCTGCGACGCGCAGACGGCTCCTCACGGCGGTCGCGGCCGGAGCGACAGCAGGGCTCGCGGGCTGTACCGCCGGCGGCGACGACGGCGAAGACGGCTCCGGCGGCTCCGAGCGGTTCGACGGCTACCTTTCCGACGCGGAGGGGTTCGACGGCTCGGTCGCCGACAGGACGGGTGACAGCGAGGTGACCGTCGCGGTCGGCGCCGGCGACCGCGGCTACGCGTTCGACCCCGCCGCCGTCCGCGTCTCCCCCGGCACGACGGTCGTCTGGGAGTGGACGGGAGCGGGGAGCAGACACAACGTCGTCGACGAGGACGGCGCCTTCGAGAGCGAGTACTACGCCACCGAGGGGGAGACGTTCTCCCGGGAGTTCACGGACCCTGGCGTCACGAAGTACTACTGTAGCCCCCACCGGAACCTCGGGATGAAGGGCGTGGTCGAGGTCGTCGAGGACTGA
- a CDS encoding mandelate racemase/muconate lactonizing enzyme family protein, with product MTVVALRAFALDLATPLSTAAGDIETREGLLVRVDLAGTTGVGEATPLPGWTESLPECRAALERARDEGTPPGPETPAARHAVTSAYRDAFARRSGRSVAATLARDGDGADDATGPAASSVPVNATVSDGSAADTVAAAEAAVESGYRTVKLKVGARPVEEDIERVRAVDDARNASRADGDAVTLRVDANGAWDRPTARRALAALDGLVEYVEQPLPAGDLAGHAALRGVGAPVALDESLTRYGVREVIAAGAADAVVLKPMALGGPSRALAAGHAAAHAGLDAVVTTTIDAAVARTAAVHVAAALPGGDQRAHGLATGDLLAEDLITTDPVPVENGRIAVPTGPGIAGDAFDELVK from the coding sequence GTGACCGTCGTCGCGCTCCGGGCGTTCGCGCTCGACCTCGCGACGCCGCTGTCGACGGCCGCCGGCGACATCGAGACGCGGGAGGGGCTGCTCGTCCGCGTCGACCTCGCCGGGACGACCGGCGTCGGCGAGGCGACGCCGCTGCCGGGGTGGACCGAGTCCCTCCCCGAGTGTCGGGCGGCGCTCGAACGCGCCCGCGACGAGGGAACCCCGCCCGGGCCGGAGACGCCCGCCGCCCGCCACGCCGTCACGTCGGCGTATCGCGACGCGTTCGCCCGCCGGTCGGGACGGTCGGTGGCCGCGACGCTCGCCCGCGACGGCGACGGAGCCGACGACGCGACCGGTCCGGCCGCGTCGTCGGTGCCGGTGAACGCGACCGTCAGCGACGGGAGCGCGGCCGACACCGTCGCCGCCGCGGAGGCGGCGGTCGAATCCGGGTACCGTACGGTGAAACTGAAGGTCGGCGCGAGACCCGTGGAAGAGGACATCGAGCGGGTCCGCGCGGTCGACGACGCCCGCAACGCATCGAGGGCAGACGGCGACGCCGTCACGCTCCGCGTCGACGCCAACGGCGCTTGGGACCGGCCGACGGCACGACGCGCGCTCGCGGCGCTCGACGGCCTCGTCGAGTACGTCGAACAGCCGTTGCCCGCGGGCGACCTCGCGGGCCACGCCGCGCTCCGCGGCGTCGGCGCGCCCGTCGCCCTCGACGAGTCGCTGACGCGGTACGGCGTTCGCGAGGTGATCGCCGCCGGCGCCGCCGACGCGGTCGTGTTGAAGCCGATGGCGCTGGGGGGTCCCTCGCGGGCGCTCGCGGCCGGTCACGCGGCCGCCCACGCCGGCCTCGACGCCGTCGTCACGACCACCATCGACGCGGCCGTCGCGCGGACCGCGGCGGTCCACGTCGCGGCCGCGCTCCCCGGGGGCGACCAGCGCGCACACGGGCTCGCGACCGGCGACCTGCTCGCTGAGGACCTCATCACAACGGATCCGGTGCCCGTCGAGAACGGTCGGATCGCGGTGCCGACCGGGCCGGGGATCGCTGGCGACGCGTTCGACGAACTGGTGAAGTGA
- a CDS encoding 1,4-dihydroxy-2-naphthoate polyprenyltransferase, with protein sequence MSTETSQSDISRRRAWVIAARPQTLPAALAPVLVGTGLAVRDGVFAPLPALVAFVGAALIQIGTNFANDYYDAEKGADTADREGFTRVTAGGLIDPAEVKRAMWIAFLAAILVGAYLVAVAGLPIMIVGLVSVAMGVAYTGGPYPLAYHGLGDVFVFVFFGLVAVAGTYYVQAAAALGVDFLTLVPRAELVPVAAVVAALPIAAISTNILVVNNLRDREEDAETGKNTLTVRFGYGFSRVQFVLLLGMAYAIPPVFWRSTGDPTALLPLATLPLAVPLTRTVLTETAGDALNPALERTGKLLAAFAALFAVGLAL encoded by the coding sequence ATGAGCACGGAGACGAGTCAGTCGGACATCTCCAGACGGCGGGCGTGGGTGATCGCCGCGCGCCCGCAGACACTGCCGGCGGCGCTGGCGCCCGTCCTCGTCGGGACCGGCCTCGCCGTCCGCGACGGCGTGTTCGCGCCCCTGCCGGCGCTGGTCGCGTTCGTCGGCGCCGCGCTGATCCAGATCGGGACGAACTTCGCGAACGACTACTACGACGCCGAGAAGGGCGCGGACACGGCGGACCGCGAGGGATTCACTCGGGTGACGGCGGGCGGTCTCATCGACCCCGCCGAGGTGAAGCGCGCGATGTGGATCGCCTTCCTCGCGGCGATCCTCGTCGGCGCCTACCTCGTCGCGGTCGCGGGCCTGCCGATCATGATCGTCGGGCTCGTCTCGGTCGCGATGGGCGTCGCCTACACCGGCGGCCCGTACCCGCTGGCGTACCACGGCCTCGGCGACGTGTTCGTGTTCGTCTTCTTCGGCCTCGTCGCCGTCGCGGGAACCTACTACGTGCAGGCGGCCGCCGCGCTGGGAGTCGACTTCCTCACGCTCGTTCCGCGGGCCGAGCTGGTCCCCGTCGCAGCGGTCGTCGCCGCCCTCCCGATCGCCGCCATCTCGACGAACATCCTCGTCGTCAACAACCTCAGGGACCGCGAGGAGGACGCCGAGACGGGCAAGAACACCCTCACCGTCCGGTTCGGCTACGGCTTCTCGCGGGTCCAGTTCGTCCTCCTGCTCGGGATGGCCTACGCGATCCCGCCGGTGTTCTGGCGCTCGACGGGCGACCCCACCGCGCTGCTGCCGCTGGCGACGCTCCCGCTCGCCGTCCCACTCACGCGGACCGTCCTGACGGAGACCGCGGGCGACGCACTCAACCCGGCGTTGGAGCGCACCGGGAAACTGCTCGCCGCGTTCGCGGCGCTGTTCGCCGTCGGGCTGGCGCTGTGA
- a CDS encoding carboxymuconolactone decarboxylase family protein: MARVPSVDPEELPEEYRDLVISKLQGKPVNVYAALGNNPEVLAGTRAFLSSLWESSGLPDRERELVILLASAENGCRYEWHQHVRIGGDAGVTREEMAAIADGDFDAFDDGEALLLRYAHAALGREVDDALHDEFVAARDESTAVGVASLANGYSSLAGVIDALGVELEEGEEFAGWDPRE; encoded by the coding sequence ATGGCACGCGTTCCGTCCGTCGACCCGGAGGAGTTACCCGAGGAGTACCGCGATCTCGTCATCTCGAAGCTGCAGGGCAAGCCCGTGAACGTCTACGCCGCCCTCGGCAACAACCCCGAAGTGCTTGCGGGCACCCGCGCGTTCCTCTCGTCGCTGTGGGAGTCCAGCGGCCTCCCGGACCGCGAGCGCGAGCTCGTGATCCTGCTGGCGTCCGCCGAGAACGGCTGTCGCTACGAGTGGCACCAGCACGTCCGCATCGGCGGCGACGCGGGCGTCACCCGCGAGGAGATGGCCGCCATCGCCGACGGCGACTTCGACGCCTTCGACGACGGGGAGGCGCTGCTCCTTCGGTACGCCCACGCCGCCCTCGGCCGCGAGGTCGACGACGCGCTCCACGACGAGTTCGTCGCCGCCCGCGACGAGTCGACGGCCGTCGGCGTCGCGTCGCTGGCGAACGGCTACTCCTCCCTGGCGGGCGTTATCGACGCACTCGGCGTCGAGTTGGAGGAAGGGGAGGAGTTCGCGGGCTGGGATCCCCGGGAGTAG